One part of the Raphanus sativus cultivar WK10039 chromosome 7, ASM80110v3, whole genome shotgun sequence genome encodes these proteins:
- the LOC108818044 gene encoding uncharacterized protein LOC108818044 isoform X2, which yields MTEQAAGGFNIGSFLNGKSEELVHPAINFSWMGSSWTCRKRRKHYPSFSRNGVRVSVNDFVYVLAEQHKRLIAYLEDLYEDSKGNKMVVVRWFHKADEVGIVSTDDANDREIFFSHCLQDIKIECIDGLASVLSPQHYEELLKVPIHVQRVPFFCQKLYGDDGIEPYDVTQLQGYWRQEGLRYLNFPILKSGEGVQPLGTEPATGASLVGSVGIRSRKRSRSADDIKGDLEASDASMCKDAEDGSSNLIKKGSLVEVLSQDSGIRGCWLIALVVKKHKDKVKVQYQDIMDAEDESKKLEEWILTSQVAASDHTGLRIPGRKVVRPNLKLSNESDVCAVDVGMPVDVWWCDGWWEGIVVEKVSEEKVEVYLPGEKKISSFHRSDLRQSLEWAGDEWVQMKSRADVVSSVLTLMKKKEVEVKSEEKLCEVGVGGGVTSLQDEAKVTISLPVPDLLKHVLVSNLKWTASNKRKRTVSSMGDSLFSSSAVGPRKRNRIVSCPPHDPSLTDGFSCEKSLSCEKGGKFMGDSVFGSSVGQHLAGLLMSR from the exons TCG GTGAATGATTTTGTGTATGTTTTAGCGGAGCAACATAAGAGGCTCATTGCATATTTGGAAGACCTTTACGAGGATTCTAAAGGCAACAAGATGGTCGTGGTACGGTGGTTTCACAAAGCTGATGAAGTTGGTATTGTTTCGACCGACGATGCTAACGACAGAGagattttcttttctcattGTCTTCAAGACATCAAAATTGAGTGCATAGATGGGTTGGCTTCTGTCCTCTCTCCTCAGCATTACGAGGAACTTCTCAAGGTGCCAATCCATGTTCAGCGAGTACCTTTCTTCTGCCAGAAGTTATACGGAGATGATGGCATAGAGCCTTATGACGTTACACAGTTACAAGGTTACTGGAGACAAGAAGGGCTTAGATACTTGAATTTTCCCATTCTAAAGTCAGGTGAAGGTGTCCAGCCACTTGGCACTGAACCAGCGACAGGAGCATCTCTGGTTGGCTCTGTTGGGATTAGATCTAGGAAACGGAGTCGTTCTGCAGATGACATCAAAGGTGACTTGGAGGCTTCAGATGCTTCTATGTGCAAAGATGCAGAAGATGGTTCATCCAATCTCATTAAAAAAGGTTCACTTGTTGAAGTTCTTTCCCAAGATAGTGGCATCAGAGGTTGTTGGTTGATTGCATTGGTAGTAAAGAAGCACAAGGATAAGGTTAAGGTACAGTACCAAGACATTATGGATGCAGAAGATGAATCAAAAAAGCTAGAG GAGTGGATTTTGACGTCTCAGGTTGCTGCTAGTGATCATACGGGTCTTAGAATCCCAGGAAGGAAAGTAGTGCGCCCAAATCTGAAGCTTAGCAATGAAAGTGATGTGTGTGCTGTCGATGTTGGTATGCCTGTGGACGTGTGGTGGTGTGATGGATGGTGGGAAGGCATCGTGGTGGAGAAAGTTTCAGAAGAGAAAGTTGAAGTTTACCTACCAGGGGAAAAGAAAATATCTTCCTTCCATCGTAGTGATCTCAGACAATCTCTGGAATGGGCGGGAGATGAGTGGGTTCAGATGAAATCAAGAGCTGATGTCGTCAGTTCTGTCCTAAccctgatgaagaagaaagaggttgAGGTCAAATCTGAGGAGAAGCTATGCGAAGTTGGTGTTGGTGGTGGCGTTACGTCACTACAGGATGAAGCTAAAGTAACCATATCTCTTCCAGTTCCGGATCTTCTAAAACACGTCTTAGTTTCTAACTTGAAGTGGACAGCATCTAACAAGCGGAAAAGAACTGTCAGTTCCATGGGAGATTCTCTGTTTAGCTCCTCGGCTGTTGGCCCAAGGAAGCGCAACCGTATAGTCAGTTGCCCTCCGCATGATCCTAGCTTGACTGATGGTTTCTCGTGCGAAAAGTCATTGAGCTGTGAGAAGGGCGGCAAGTTCATGGGAGATTCTGTATTTGGCTCTTCGGTTGGACAGCATTTGGCTGGCCTGTTGATGTCAAGATGA
- the LOC108814278 gene encoding uncharacterized protein LOC108814278, translated as MASLSEIVEQELGASPRSKLSITSASSLATVASLSMPLIQEIVLSADIRCSDGQEKIADIMSRMIETYSILVSVLEKEVTLTCTYSGDRRVSKSYGEALLCKISIFKRRIFPSSRKQQLNSS; from the exons ATGGCTTCTCTGTCTGAAATCGTCGAGCAAGAGCTTGGAGCATCACCGAGAAGCAAGCTTTCAATAACAAGTGCAAGCAGTCTAGCTACAGTCGCATCCTTATCCATGCCTCTT ATTCAGGAGATTGTTTTATCAGCAGACATCAGATGTAGTGACGGCCAAGAGAAGATCGCCGACATAATGTCAAGGATGATCG AAACATATTCAATATTGGTGAGTGTATTGGAGAAGGAAGTGACGTTGACATGTACATACTCCGGTGACCGGAGAGTCTCCAAGTCATATGGTGAAGCTCTTCTCTGCAAAATCTCCATCTTCAAGCGCAGAATATTCCCTTCTTCCAGGAAACAACAACTCAATAGCTCTTAG